Genomic DNA from Labeo rohita strain BAU-BD-2019 unplaced genomic scaffold, IGBB_LRoh.1.0 scaffold_1212, whole genome shotgun sequence:
AACTGTGGTGAGAACTAACCGGTGCTGAAACAaggggtttcatgaccctttaaatgagcagttcacttccaaaaatgtacagataatgtactcacccccttgtcatccaagatgttcatgtctttctttcttcattggaaaaaaaaaaaaactgtatatagtgaacttctatggtgcccatgagtttgaacttccaaaatacagtttaaatgcagcttcaaagggctctaaacaaacccagccaaggaagaagggtcttatctagcgaaatacaatacaaataaaaaaaaaaaaaatacaatttacatactttttaaccttaaatgctcgtaTGATCTGATGTCATGCAGacctttttaaagaaaataaccggtcgtttcactagataagaccctaattacttagctgggatcatttagagccttttgaagctgcatttaaactacagcacagaagtccatcatatggagaggaatcctgaaatgtttttcttaaaaaccaattttttttacaactgaagaacgaaagatatgaacatcttggatgacaagggagtgagtacattatctgtacctTTTTGtgctggaagtgaactactcatTTAAGGTCACACATGGTTCAAATACTTCAAGcctttacaaatttaaattgtacttttatcAATTTGTCCCAATTACCTTGGCCCTCCATACCGTTCATCTGCTCCTTAGGCCTCCGCCTGCTCCTCCTGCCCCCCCGTAATGATCGCCTGCTCCTCCTGCCCCTCCGTAACGATCGCCTGCTTCTCCTCCCTCTCCGTAATGATCCTGCCTGTTCCTCATCTTGCCTTCAAAGTTAAGTTGTACTTCTGTTCTTTtataacagaaataataaaataataataagatgaaAGGGAATGAAAGGAAAGGACTGTAATGTTTggtcaagtatggtgacccatatttggaatttgtgctctgcattaaACCCATTctagtgcacacacacagtagtaaacaaacacacactgtgaacacacacccggagcagtgggcagccaatTCTGTGGtgcccagggagcagttgggggttccgTGCCTTGCTTAAGGgcctcacctcagtcgtggtattgagggtggagagagagagagctggtaattcactccccccaccttcaatccctgctggTATCAAGACTAGAAACTGTGACCTTTGAGTTAAAAGTCTGATTACAAGAAGATTACAATTttgactctctaaccattaggccacgactgccccgttattataataatactattattattattatagtattaatactagtattagtattagtattaatactaatattaataataacaataacaatgacaataataataataataataatgccttTCTGACCTTGCACTGGCATGATTAATCACAAATGGTACCACTGAATTTATCCAGACAATTTAATGTCACATAAGAAATTATACATACCATCACAATGGCTAGATCCTTGATTGATGCAGTGTTGTGGTTTCTCTTACCGCCAACCACCCATTGTTCTCACTTTTCATCAAAAAGCTTCTGAAGCTTCTTTTTGAGCCGCTGCTTCACAGGCTGTTCTTTTTTACAATTTGAACAGACCTTCTGGGTGCATAATAAAATGCCCTGACAGAAGGGACAAATCTTTTTTGTAGACCCCCCTGGCATTgcgagagacagagacagaaaatgatagagatagatagatatatagattatagatagatagacagaaagacagacagacagacagacagatagatagatggatagatagatagacagatagatagatagagtttggctcttaaagtgcccctattatgcgttttcaaatatgatctttcatgtagtgtgtcatgtagctgtatgtgaacataaactatctgcaaagttgtgaagccgacagtgcacgatacataaagttattgtctatcaaaaaaaaaaagagtcgactcacatttgcctgaacAAGTCCtcaggattttaaatatttttctgttacggccacacgtcacgaagtaacagatttgcataatgtccacccacgttctacgtcgcgaacaactttGCCCGCCCATACATTTCCATGGGGTTtaggtcacatggaaatttacacgtacattatacagaagacgctgtatTCTACGCTGTGAGtgaaactgttttatattcacttccaaaagatgatgaatctacaaagctTGTATTTTCTGGCCATagttcaaaatacgtagttgtgtatgttatgttgtgtaacaaccctgcacatgtcatactaaccggctaaatcatgcttctgtagttctgttgttcagctgtggacccactgtagtctgacaatttgtgattgatgccgcttgactgtctgtctgtctcattagttggagtaatgataaaggatggcgcacgatgcggctttcacaccgaatgcggaaagcgctgtgctatgaaacccattcgttttaATTGCTTCCGCCACGCGAGGACGACTTGTTTCGGTCTCGACTAAAGCGCACGCGCAGCGGAGcaaagtttaaattaattgttcagataaacttttgccgctgctctgaagggctgcactgaacccagcgaccagcgcagcgctttccgcgttcggtgtgaaagccgcttaatgcattatacagtgttgaagtttacaacatagaggtgtgcccggttcggttataaaagcaaatcgcgagcactttccacggtagaccgtgctaacttgtcgatcagccacttcagccgtttcatcgtcagactctggctggaattgttatggcaaaatcgatgccatcttttctatgtattgacaagtatccagggctgtcagtcagttatggcagtGGGCGTTTCGTTCTCCGACACACTGTatgcggtagaccaatcataaaggactgcaccatctgaccaatcacagcagtgagggctcacagAAAGCCCAAGTAGGGATAACTGCAGGCTGGAGCAATGGCAAAAGGTTTCTCATTGGTCAAAGGAGCTTCTGCGTTGGCCAATCAGCGGTAACCATACTTTTACGAAACATGGCGGCAGTAATGCATATAACTGCGGTAGCTTATTAAGATGTTgtcataatatataattttcttttgcattgtatttttcaattttagtaattatttaactgttgttgGCAGTTACTGTGAGACAAAGCAACGACTGTATTTGCATCGAAGCTTGTATCGATGTCCATTTTGTGCAaccaatgtttttaaaagatgtgaAAGACACAAGATGTTTGGACATTTGCAGCGTCACAGACTTCACGCAGTTCATCATGAATGTAAGTATATTTGATGATATCCACGTTAAGATAATTTGTTAATGTgataaataataacatgaacggcgatgttacatttaaaatgttatcatGATACGTACGTCAAACATAGTTtgctttatgtttattttactatttgtaattgtgtctgttgttctgctgtgttatagatttatttgttttattgacaatgtgacaaattcaaaaacatgacagaagaCATACTAACAGAAAATAGAGGCAAACAACAAGCATAATAACtacaacaaaaagaaatatacaaaaacaaagagaaatgtataaatacatatagaATGTGTAGTGCAAACATATTCCACAGCCTTTCCATATATGAGAGAGAAGAGTatgtaaaaaatagtaataaaaataatactaaaatatatttgtaatatatactgttactactaataatattatccagttgtaacatattttgtagatacatttcttacaaaatatatattgtgcacaattttactgttgtttgtattatatttttatgacaggTTGATGTTTTTGCAAAAGACTGCATTCTATTTCTATCATGGAGCAAGTCACACTGGATGGTGTAagtcataatgtttttttttttttttttgctatacaAGAATGGTCTAAGTGATGGCAGATACAATCAAGTGTACAGGTCTTTATATAAGTTCAGTAGTACATGTTCGGAAATACCAGttgaacagttattttttttaaatgttctcaaCTGCTGTGTGGTGGTTCTGTTCTAAatcattcagtgtttttctttttcatttatttttttgtgtctttgtgGTTCTTATGGGAATGATGAAGTCTGAAGTGTATTAAATGATATGTTGTCATTTCTGAAGttgaaaatttaaatgtgatatgcatatttaaatgtaatattccttataattttaataacagaGACAATGTAAAACTCTTTCCCTTAAAACACGTACTGTAGTACTGTTACTACTTAAGATTCATTTACAGTTACCTAATGTTGCTGACCTTTGGACATTGGACGGAGTTATCCTGTAAAGATCTTCCAGTAAGTTTTTGATTACTCACATGTTATTTGGCATATCATTCaattacattgtatttatttatttattgcttgccTGCGAACATTACCCAGGGCATTCCAATGCAGCAATTCTCCATTAACTGTTGTCTTTGTGCTCATGGTGAGTTTATATGAAATTTACACTGACAATCACATCAGttctattaaattatattaacttAAAGTGATGACATTTAGCActttgtaaacaaaaaagttGAAGGTTTGGGCAATCGTGGCCTAATTGTTAGAGAGTCAGACTTATAACCCGAAGATCAATCTTCTTGTAATCAGACTTTTAACTCAAAGGTCATAGTTTCTAGTCTCGATAccagcagggattgaaggtggaggGAGTGAATGTACAGTGCtctcttccaccttcaataccacgactgaggtgagacccttgagcactgaacccccaactgctccccgggcactgcaaaaaaaaaaaaaaaaaaaaaacacctgcccactgctccgggtgtgtgttcactactcactgcttTATGTGTGAGcgcttggatgggttaaatgcaaagCACAAATTCAGAGTATGGATctccatacttggccacatgttACGTCTTTGGCTTTCTTTTCCTTAAAgacatattaaaatacagtagcatagtaggcctaactattcagctacagctctgcacagttcagaaattaggctgttttttttcctaataagaatatttattgttgccagccactttaacattgtaaatatacagtttgaccattaacactgcactgtgcttacaaacaggtaaataaacttaaataaagattacaggttttgttgtaatttctcatttaaaatggttatgtcatctatcattttatggcctggtttcacagacagggcttagactaaaccaggattaggccatacttcagttaggacatttaagtGATTTTTATAACATGccttagagaaaaaaaagaaaaaaaaaaattactggtgtgcatcttgagacaaaacaaagacactgatatattttaagatcagtcagtgcaaatGTCTTTCAGTTAAagcagctcagacttacattttagtctggggctaggcttaagccttgtctgtgaaaccaggggtatttttttttttctttgatccAGCTACCATCAGACCTGCTAAAACAGACTCATCTGGATGTTGTGTATGAATAAGGATACTGGATACTGTGGCATCAGAAAAAAGGGGGTTTTCACAGCACTCTATTCCGACAGAGTATTTGATGGCTTCTGTTGTATGGACTGCTACTATAGCATGGATGAATAAATTGATGTATTAATGAATTTGGGTgtgattgatttattgatttattgatttatttagtacaaaaaataaataaaaattgtgtagacaaactaaaactgaataaatgtttaattagcCAAAATTGTGTCTGTTTGCCAAATTGGTTAATGCAACTTAACAGACGGTTGTTAAACAGTACTTATTCTGCTGGCtcttctgattattattattattattattattattattattattattatgttttatcaaCCATATATGTTTGTCCTTATcaggcaaaacattttttagtttcCATGCACTTTTAGTAGTAGAAACAGTAGAAATTACTGAttctataacatttttttctatccTGTGTAATCAATACAATGGTAATATATCACTAAAATATATTTCGAACTTATGAACAGCTTGTgagttcataaaataataattgtaatttgtttttgattaattattttgaatatggaTGCACTATAACACCTTTGCAAAGACGCGGTGGTGAAGACGTCAATAACCTGCGGCCATTCAGAATGAAATTCCGAAGGTacattcaaaagtaatattTCGATATTTATAATATCATGATCACGATTTTTACTGTGAAATAATGGGATTTGGGTTTATAGAATTGTGCTGGATTTATTACTTAAACAGATTAAAGGGGTTAATAGGGTTTAAGGTAACAGCCTGCCTTTATATTAAACGGGAAACTTGCAACCAATTGTAAAGACCTTTCGGCACGCCCCTACCTTTTGGCACGCCCACTGCTCCGGGCTGCAGCTACCCCTGTCTCcagaaaggaggggtttagagagactgattcttcgaactgcttcacacgagtcgtttatgaatcatttagaaatggggtaaatttaaatctgtttttggagaaaaagtgttttttgaccttgcatacatgtaaacctgttttaggagtctattaaaacaatattatcaacctttaaaatggcataataggggcactttaaaagtGCCTTTGGGTTTGGTTAGATTCGGACAGGTtccattattttgcattatttatataccacataccatatatttcatatacactagtcaacatttgaagtggatcaaaaaagttcatcaaagttgttctgAAACAAGAAGGGGTATTGttcaaaattcatgtttaaCATGTAAGTCTGCTATTAATCAATGCTGTCATCAATGGAATTTCATGCCTTATTACTTTTTATGGTGCCCAGACATGAATGTTTGCCATTAGGTACCAACTGACCTGTCACGGGTGTTTGTAATTGGGAGCTGCTCATCATTTAAGGCTCTGAAAACTTCACTTGAAGTCAGAAAACATTGAAAATGCCACATTTAGTGTGATTGCAGGATTCTGACCTTAACAGGGCTATTGGGATGCTGCAAGGAGGCATGACTAAGCGTGAAGTTGCAGATGCAGTGGGGACATCTCAAAGTGTCATTTCCAGAGCCTGGAACAGGTTCAGAAGGTTTGGTACTGTGAGTAGGAAGCATGGTGGAGGCAGACAACGGGTCACAACACCAAATCAAGACCGATACTTGACCCTGCATGCCCGTAGAAATCATTTCATGACTGCTGTCAGCCTGCAAAATGACCTTCAGGATGCAACAGGGGTGTGAGTGTCCACTTAGACTGTGAGAAGACGACttcattaagttggcttgagagcCAGAAGACCAGCTGTGAGGGTGCCTCTTTCCAGAGCACACAAACTATCACGTCTGCAGTGGGCCAGAGAACACCGCAGGTGGACATTGAATCAGTGGGGTACAGTGCTTTTCACAGATGAGTCCCGGTTCTGTGTGAACTTCCTAGATAGGCGTAGGTGGGTCTGGCGTCGTCCTGGGGAGAGAAATTTGCTGCAAAATGTTATACAAAATCCGCCATGACCGTATCGGCGGATCATCAGTCATGGTTTGAGGAGGCATCTTCATGGGTGGAAGGACAGAGCTTGTCATTACTGAAAAGGCAGCCTGACAGGCCAAAGGTATAGGAATGAAATCCTGAGACCAGTTGTGTAGCCATATGCTGGTGCAATGTGGCCAGATTTCGTGCTTATGGATGACAACGCTGGTGCACATCAAGCAAGACTGATGACTGAATTCTTGGAGGAGGAGGGCATCTCAAGAATGGCCTTGAATCCCATTGAACACATTTGGGAGCAGCTACAGTCAAGACTGCAAGCACGCCACGTCCCTCCAGGAACCCATGTGGAGTTGTGAACAGCGTTGCTGGAGGAATGGCAAGCCATTCCTCAACAGAATATCCAAAACCTCATCTCAAGCATGCATAGGCGATGTGAGGCTGTGATCACATCTGTGATGGCTGTGATGTCAGAGGTGGTAACAGTGATTACTGACTGGCTGTCTCGGCACATTACGTTTGTTGTTTCTTGTTCATGACTTGTTTGTTGCATTTGTTAAACCATtcaattcatgtttgttttacagtatgAACTTTTTGATCTGCTGTAATTGtgcaataaaatctttttttctttctttcctgttTTGCGTTCGATCTCTGACACTCCACACAGAGTgactacagtacagtacagtacagtacagtatccAGTGCATCACCATTATGACCATTGTGCTGGCTCCTTAAGGCACTCCAAAGGCACCGCACTGCAGGAAATAATGTTTAAGAGGCATTTCTGGTCCATTGTGACTTCAGGTGAATCACAAAAGTACTGAACAACCAACAGTTTTTTGATGCACTCTTGTCTTCATGAGTGTGTGACAAGCCTCTTCACACCTTGTGACAAACATTCATGTCTGGGCACCATAAAAAGTAATAAGGCATAAAATTCCATTGATGACAGCATTGATTAATAGCAGACTTACATGttaaacatgaattttgaaCAATACCCCTTCTTGTTTcagaacaactttgatgaacttttttgatccacttcaaatgttgactactgtatttgTCTTTCATCCTTTCATCAGTCACAacgtttctgtttttattcagcagAGCTACAGCAATAGCTGGATACCTTTGTCAATATTAGGGATTTCCTGGCACGTCACTCGTTATtacttcaggatttttttagTACTTGCTGCGCAAGAGCGCCCTCCAGCGTCGAGTATGAATGCATCATTACACTGCTTCAGCGTGTTTAGCGTCCATAATGTtcacattttctcattttggATACTACTGAAACATAAGGTCATGATGATTGAGATAAAATCACCCTTGACCCACACAATAATGCAGTGCTCCACGCTAGGTTACCCTTAAGCTGATATAACCGAGAGTTAGCTTATACTTAAGTTTGCTAGGCCGTTTAGCAAGCCTAATTTCACAAGTATATGTTTTTTCCTGCTGATAATGAGGAAACCATTGGTCGGGCTTTAATCGTTGTCCTAATATGAAAACCACGTGAGTCTAAGGGCAAAGAAAGGGATCAATTATAAGATTTAAACAAAACGTGGTCATTAATTATTAGTCTGGTACCTTAATGAACAGTGGTTTGAGCGCAATGACAAGAATTCACCCAATCGCAAGGCAGGCTGGATCCGTCTCCATAGCAAAGGAGGCTGAGGATCATGGGTATTGCTGGCGTCCACTATCACTATCCAAAACGTTTTATTTTcttcagtttatatatatatatatatatatatatatatatattaatttgtataaaatattagtgatatattattttttaacatacatCACTCACAGAGGATACATACgacacaaatattatttaaaagaacaataaatGGCTTAAACTGACACAAAGcaatacagtatatacacaaccagaatacaaaacacagtggtgtgtgtgtgtgtgtgtgtgtgtatatatatatatatatatatatatatatattgatgaaGAGATGCATCAATGATGCATTGATGAAGAGATATCCaccttaaatttaaaatgtaaactattgCAGGGATGGTAATTATAAAGAATTTTATAGTAAACATCGCATTGTTGAATTATCAAGCACACTTTTCTGTTATGTGTTGAGAAAAGATCGGGATGATATCAGATTTAGCTGGCATATTTACCATAGTAAACGGTCGATAAGGCTCATGTGTACTGTAGGGTAGTATACTGCTAGATTTGACACATCAAACCGATGGAAAAACTGTATTTCTTAGTAAAAACGACAACATTTAGATGCGATGGCCGTAGCACAGCTGTGCAGTCTTGTTATTTTACTGACGATCGTTTTGAGTAGCCTAcagaataaaatgcaataaaaacaaaaatctcctACTTAAATGTTGAGTAAAGTAgcgcttaaaataaaaaaaaaaaaatgaggggGGAAACAATACAGCGTCTGTGGACCCCAGTGTCAGAAAGAGAAACGTGGTGGAGGCACGAAAGATATTTCCTATTGAAATACATTGGATCGAAATTCGTGCAGAGAGACACGAAAAAAAGAGGGAAATTCGTGTCCATGAACACGAATCAATAGATTATTTCGTGACTATATCACGAAATGCCGTGGGACTGGGTTGGACCGCCTGACGAGGAGACGAGTGAAGAATCCAGAAAGTTGaatgaagtggaaaaataaacaaaccggttgggttaaaataacccaacccgcgtgttcagtggtgaaagtccatttgacccagcatgatcaacccaactgtgtgtttacagaaataacccactttttagagtgtatgcatgtgtgaagtgaaaatcaagttatttaatgtttttcaattGTCCATTCAATTTAACTGTACACAGTGCACTTCTTTTTAGGAAATAATCATGTAAAATATCATAATTCGCCTACTTCACTTAGTAATTGGTAATGTGTCTGAATATGATCCTGAACATGAAGCAGGTCATGTATTGTGTGTTTCTAACTGTGTTGATGACTTGCAGGTCTGTTTTTGTCAGTTTCTCACACTGAACTGAGCCACTGTGTATCCAGTtgcacagtaataaacagctgTGTCTTCAGTCTGCAGGCTGCTAATGTCTAAGTACAGCTCATTTCGGCTTGTGTCTCTCCAAATAGTGAAGCAACTCCTGAAGGAATTCTCATAGTCTATTGATCCACTGCCCCATATGATCCCGATCCACTCCATGGCTTTTCCAGGAGGCTGCCTAAACCAAGATGTGCCATAATCTGTGAGGGCATATCCAGAGATCTGACAGGACAACCTCACCGACTGACCAGGAGCTTTAATCTGTGCAGGAGACGAGGTCAGTGAGATGCtagaaaaatctgtaaaagaaaacaacacacTGAGAGTCAATCTCATTTCATCTGTTTTTAACTATCgaagtatttgaaaaaaaaaataaaatcattaaaaaaaaagcatataaatgaTTAAGATAACGCCGTAGTACATTCCATGTTATAAGTGCATGGGAAACAATTACTGTGACCAAATTAGCCATGTGTTAATCTAACATTATAGTTCTTAAAAAATTGCCATCTAGTTGACACTGTTATTTTGCAGTCCTTACATTGCTACATGCTTGTTTTGAGAGAGAAACATGAGTTAGCATAACTGCCTAAAATGGAAACATACTAGAGAATGAAAATGTAGCCTGTATGCAACAGATTAGCATTGCCAAGCACCAACTTAAACTgataactttaataaaaaccCTTTGTGCAGACTTAAATCACTTTTTCAAGCAGTATTTATCAGGATGGTAAAGAATTTAATTCATACCTGACAAGCACAGTTACCTGCATCTTTTCCTTAATGTGGTTTGGCTGTGTTCTGTTGCAGCTACAGTGCACCTAAAGGTCCATCCTACATCGTTTTACTAATTTGTGTGTTTCACTCAGCGTTgttaagttgactgaacaaaCACTTGAAACTAACGACAGTGAAAGTTCAATTTTTTTGAGTGCacttatgaataaaaatattacaaaaaatgatgTTACTTCGTTATTTAGAAGTTATTAATTATATGTTAGGGGTTACATGTGTGAACTAGTAATTAAAGTCAATGTTGAGTGATGCTGTCGAGATCATCATGGGTTACTCACCTGTTATAACCTTCAGATTCACTTCACAGTAGGAATCCATTCCATACATATCAATTCCAAGGTAGTAGATGCCAGAATCCTTTTCACTCAGATCTCTGATGGTCACAGTGAAACGTGCTGCTCTTGTGTCGTCAAGCAGAGAGAATCTTCCAGAATGAACCCATACGTTTTTAATATTTGTCCTGATTTGATCTGTGCACTCTGACCATTGTCctctacaaaaatacttttcattTGCTGCATATCCATCATATGTGCATGAGTGGGAGGCTTCACCTCTTGAATATCCTGTCCAACTGCTGGAGCTCACAACACCTACAACAGAACAGTATCTTAATACAACACTGATATATTCATGAGACTGAATAGAGATgaacttttaaattgcatttaaagtttTTCAGTCAATTTAACAACACAAACTGTAGTTTAACTCTCTGTGCTGTTTTTAGTGATTTGTTCAGACTCTTACCAGGATTCATCAGTAGAGTGAAAATCCAGATGATCTTCATTCTTCTCTCTTATTGAATGATCTTCTCTGTTGTTAGTAGATTCAGTTCTTCTGAAGCTCTCGATGTGTGTTCAGATGAGCTCTGAGTGTTTCTTTCCTGGTCACATGTTTAACATGAACTGCTACATGTGACAGAGACGCCCACTTCCTCTGACAGAGAGAGATAATAAATAGAGAAGTAATGGTAAAATATGTTCATATGAAAATGCAAGACTCATGGACAGTAGAATACAACTTTGTCTTTAAAGCATTATTTGAgagatttcaacaaaaacatttattcagagACTAGAAATTGACAGTGACATCTA
This window encodes:
- the LOC127157833 gene encoding CMRF35-like molecule 8, translating into MKIIWIFTLLMNPGVVSSSSWTGYSRGEASHSCTYDGYAANEKYFCRGQWSECTDQIRTNIKNVWVHSGRFSLLDDTRAARFTVTIRDLSEKDSGIYYLGIDMYGMDSYCEVNLKVITDFSSISLTSSPAQIKAPGQSVRLSCQISGYALTDYGTSWFRQPPGKAMEWIGIIWGSGSIDYENSFRSCFTIWRDTSRNELYLDISSLQTEDTAVYYCATGYTVAQFSVRN